The following are encoded together in the Mycolicibacterium arabiense genome:
- a CDS encoding 4-(cytidine 5'-diphospho)-2-C-methyl-D-erythritol kinase, producing MPASDGNAASDWVPSGSVTVRVPGKVNLYLGVGDLRDDGYHELTTVFHAVSLFDDVTVRNADVLSVAITGEGARSLPTDDRNLAWRAAELLAEHVGRAPEVAISIAKSIPVAGGMAGGSADAAAVLVAMNALWELGVPRRDLHGLAAQLGSDVPFSLHGGTALGTGRGEQLATVLARTTFHWVLAFADGGLSTPKVFGELDRLRADRTGGPPRLEDPEPLLAALASGDAQQLAPLLGNDLQAAAVGLDGRLRRTLDAGVDAGALAGLVSGSGPTCAFLCSSASSAVDVGAVLAGEGVCRTVRAASGPVHGARVISEPAGG from the coding sequence GTGCCCGCTTCCGACGGAAACGCCGCCTCCGACTGGGTTCCGTCGGGTTCGGTGACGGTCCGCGTCCCGGGCAAGGTCAACCTCTATCTCGGCGTCGGTGACCTGCGAGACGACGGCTATCACGAACTGACCACCGTCTTCCACGCCGTGTCGCTGTTCGACGACGTCACCGTGCGCAACGCCGACGTCCTGTCGGTGGCGATCACCGGCGAGGGTGCCCGCTCCCTGCCGACCGACGACCGCAACCTCGCGTGGCGGGCCGCCGAACTCCTCGCCGAGCACGTCGGACGCGCGCCCGAGGTGGCCATCTCGATCGCCAAGTCGATCCCCGTGGCCGGCGGCATGGCGGGCGGCAGCGCCGACGCCGCCGCGGTGCTGGTGGCGATGAACGCGCTGTGGGAACTCGGCGTGCCGCGCCGCGACCTGCACGGGCTGGCAGCCCAACTGGGTAGCGACGTGCCGTTCAGCTTGCACGGCGGCACCGCGCTCGGCACGGGCCGCGGCGAGCAGCTCGCGACGGTGCTCGCGCGCACCACGTTCCACTGGGTGCTGGCATTCGCCGACGGCGGCCTGTCGACGCCCAAGGTGTTCGGCGAGCTGGACCGGCTGCGTGCCGACCGCACAGGCGGCCCGCCCCGGCTCGAGGACCCCGAGCCATTGCTGGCCGCGCTGGCGTCCGGGGACGCCCAGCAATTGGCTCCGCTGCTGGGCAACGATCTGCAGGCGGCCGCGGTCGGGCTCGACGGGCGGCTGCGCCGCACGCTCGACGCCGGTGTCGACGCCGGTGCCCTCGCCGGGCTCGTGTCGGGGTCCGGGCCGACGTGCGCGTTCCTCTGCTCGTCGGCGTCCTCGGCCGTCGACGTCGGAGCGGTGTTGGCGGGGGAGGGCGTGTGCCGCACCGTGCGGGCCGCCAGCGGGCCGGTGCACGGCGCCCGGGTGATCTCGGAACCCGCCGGCGGGTAA
- a CDS encoding serine/threonine-protein kinase — MPEPVTRFDDFAIEGLVGRGGSATVYRAQRISRPGPALALKVLDERHRAPSDLERLHREFEFARRAAHPHVVVVDECGDGWLAMELVDGGTVSTLGTLPAFLTALADVAEALDHAHRLGIVHCDVKPSNILVHSDFSVRGAVLVDFGVARSLTERAPRPATRIDASLPYTAPEILHGRTASAASDEYALACTAVELLIGTPPFVASTAMGLIDAHLSQPVPRYSRRLAWVSHAFDSILAKAMAKDPDHRYATCSEFVRLVARALTP, encoded by the coding sequence GTGCCCGAACCCGTCACTCGGTTCGACGACTTCGCCATCGAAGGCCTGGTCGGTCGTGGCGGGTCGGCGACGGTGTATCGCGCACAGCGCATCTCGCGACCCGGTCCTGCGCTGGCGCTGAAAGTGCTCGACGAACGGCACCGCGCTCCGTCCGACCTCGAGCGGCTGCACCGCGAATTCGAGTTCGCCAGACGAGCCGCTCACCCCCACGTCGTCGTCGTCGACGAATGCGGGGACGGTTGGCTCGCCATGGAACTCGTCGACGGCGGCACGGTGAGCACCCTCGGCACCCTGCCCGCCTTCCTGACCGCGCTGGCCGACGTCGCCGAAGCACTCGACCACGCCCACCGTCTCGGCATAGTGCACTGCGACGTGAAACCGTCGAACATCCTGGTGCACAGCGACTTCTCAGTGCGTGGCGCCGTGCTCGTCGACTTCGGCGTCGCCCGCTCGCTCACCGAACGGGCGCCGCGGCCGGCCACCCGCATCGACGCGTCACTGCCCTACACCGCGCCGGAGATCCTGCACGGTAGGACGGCGTCGGCAGCGTCGGACGAGTACGCGTTGGCCTGCACGGCAGTCGAACTGCTGATCGGCACACCACCGTTCGTCGCATCGACGGCGATGGGACTGATCGACGCACACCTGAGCCAGCCCGTACCGCGCTATTCCCGCCGGCTGGCGTGGGTGAGCCATGCGTTCGACTCCATCCTGGCCAAGGCCATGGCCAAGGATCCCGACCACCGCTACGCCACCTGCTCGGAGTTCGTCCGGCTGGTCGCCCGCGCCTTGACCCCGTGA
- the rsmA gene encoding 16S rRNA (adenine(1518)-N(6)/adenine(1519)-N(6))-dimethyltransferase RsmA: MTIRLLGRTEIRHLAKELDFRPRKSLGQNFVHDANTVRRIATASGVNRHDHVLEVGPGLGSLTLALLDRGSRVTAVEIDPVLCERLPKTVGEHSHSEAGRLNVLHHDILTLTQADIEAMPDFRDQPTAVVANLPYNVAVPAILHLLAEFPTIRTVMVMVQAEVAERLAAEPGGKDYGVPSAKVRFYGNVRRYGMVSPTVFWPIPRVYSGLVRIDRYETPADSAPPWPTDAEFRDEVFKLIDIAFAQRRKTSRNAFAEWAGSGNESAERLLSASIDPARRGETLAIADFVRLLQRSGWQPKAKRQDDADAVRTTDSS; this comes from the coding sequence CTGACCATCAGGCTCCTCGGTCGCACCGAGATACGACACTTGGCGAAGGAACTGGACTTCCGGCCGCGGAAATCGCTTGGTCAGAACTTCGTCCACGATGCGAACACCGTTCGCAGGATCGCTACTGCCTCCGGGGTCAACCGGCACGATCACGTGCTCGAGGTCGGCCCGGGTCTGGGATCGCTGACCCTTGCCCTGCTCGATCGCGGCTCGCGGGTCACCGCCGTCGAGATCGATCCGGTGTTGTGCGAGCGCCTGCCCAAGACCGTTGGGGAGCATTCGCACAGCGAGGCGGGTCGGCTCAACGTGCTGCACCACGACATCCTGACGCTGACCCAGGCCGACATCGAGGCGATGCCCGACTTCCGGGATCAGCCCACTGCGGTGGTGGCCAATCTGCCCTACAACGTGGCGGTTCCGGCGATCCTGCACCTGCTCGCGGAGTTCCCGACCATCCGCACCGTGATGGTGATGGTGCAGGCCGAGGTCGCCGAGCGGCTCGCCGCCGAACCAGGCGGCAAGGACTACGGCGTGCCAAGTGCGAAGGTCCGCTTCTACGGCAACGTCCGCCGCTACGGCATGGTGTCGCCGACGGTGTTCTGGCCGATCCCGCGGGTCTACTCGGGGCTGGTGCGCATCGACCGCTACGAGACGCCTGCGGACAGTGCCCCGCCGTGGCCCACCGACGCGGAGTTCCGCGACGAGGTCTTCAAGCTCATCGACATCGCGTTCGCCCAACGTCGCAAGACCTCCCGCAACGCCTTCGCCGAGTGGGCGGGCTCGGGCAACGAGTCGGCCGAGCGGCTGCTGTCGGCGAGCATCGATCCGGCTCGTCGCGGCGAGACGCTCGCGATCGCCGACTTCGTGCGGCTGCTGCAGCGCTCGGGGTGGCAACCCAAGGCGAAGCGGCAGGACGACGCGGACGCGGTCCGCACCACCGACTCGAGCTAG
- a CDS encoding amino acid permease has translation MAAPTEYDNSALAHEEEGYEKGLKPRQLQMIAIGGAIGTGLFMGAGGRLASAGPGLFIVYAICGVFVFFILRALGELVLHRPSSGSFVSYAREFLGEKAAYVAGWMYFFNWACTSIVDVTAIALYMHYWGAFEAIPQWTIALIALVIVLAVNMISVKWFGEMEFWAALIKVVALVTFLIVGIIFLAGRFTVEGAATGPSVIADNGGILPNGVLALVVITSGVIFAYAAVELVGTAAGETENPAKVMPKAINSVIFRIAVFYVGSLVLLALLLPYTAYVQGTSPFVTFFSKIGVPAAGDIMNFVVLTAALSSLNAGLYSTGRILRSMSMNGSAPQFTSKMSKRGVPWAGIALTACFTVVGVFLNLVVPAEAFNIALDLSALGIIASWATIVICQIQMYRWSKKGILERPSFRLFGTPYTSYATLAFLGGVTLLMCIENYWNAIALLVIVPALVGGWYAVRGRVLSVAQERVGYTGNYPVVAETPLQAELIAKDNRHPAEPKESD, from the coding sequence ATGGCTGCACCCACCGAGTACGACAACTCTGCACTCGCACACGAAGAAGAGGGCTACGAAAAGGGCCTCAAGCCAAGGCAATTGCAGATGATCGCGATCGGCGGCGCGATCGGAACGGGCCTGTTCATGGGCGCGGGCGGGCGGCTCGCCAGCGCCGGACCCGGCCTGTTCATCGTGTACGCGATCTGCGGGGTCTTCGTCTTCTTCATCCTGCGTGCCCTCGGCGAACTGGTGCTGCACCGGCCCTCTTCGGGATCGTTCGTGTCGTACGCGCGCGAATTCCTCGGCGAGAAGGCGGCTTACGTCGCGGGCTGGATGTACTTCTTCAACTGGGCGTGCACCTCGATCGTCGACGTGACGGCGATCGCGCTCTACATGCACTACTGGGGCGCCTTCGAGGCGATACCGCAGTGGACGATCGCCCTGATCGCGCTCGTCATCGTGCTGGCCGTCAACATGATATCGGTCAAGTGGTTCGGCGAGATGGAGTTCTGGGCGGCGCTGATCAAGGTCGTCGCGCTGGTCACGTTCCTGATCGTCGGGATCATCTTCCTGGCCGGACGCTTCACGGTCGAGGGTGCGGCGACCGGCCCGTCGGTGATCGCCGACAACGGCGGCATCCTGCCCAACGGCGTGCTGGCGCTCGTCGTCATCACCTCGGGCGTGATCTTTGCCTATGCCGCAGTCGAATTGGTGGGCACCGCGGCCGGCGAGACGGAGAACCCTGCCAAGGTGATGCCCAAGGCCATCAACTCGGTGATCTTCCGCATCGCCGTGTTCTACGTGGGTTCACTGGTCCTGCTGGCATTGCTGCTGCCCTACACCGCCTACGTGCAGGGCACGAGCCCGTTCGTCACCTTCTTCTCGAAGATCGGCGTCCCCGCTGCCGGCGACATCATGAACTTCGTCGTGCTGACCGCGGCACTGTCGAGCCTCAACGCCGGCCTCTACTCGACCGGCCGCATCCTGCGCTCGATGTCGATGAACGGCAGCGCCCCGCAGTTCACGTCCAAGATGTCCAAGCGGGGCGTGCCGTGGGCAGGCATCGCGTTGACGGCCTGCTTCACGGTGGTCGGCGTCTTCCTCAACCTGGTCGTCCCGGCCGAGGCCTTCAACATCGCGTTGGACCTCTCGGCACTCGGCATCATCGCCTCCTGGGCGACGATCGTCATCTGCCAGATCCAGATGTACCGCTGGTCGAAGAAGGGCATCTTGGAGCGCCCGTCGTTCCGGCTGTTCGGCACGCCGTACACGAGCTACGCGACGTTGGCCTTCCTTGGCGGGGTGACGCTGCTGATGTGCATCGAGAACTACTGGAACGCGATCGCGCTGCTCGTCATCGTTCCTGCGCTCGTCGGCGGGTGGTACGCGGTGCGCGGCAGAGTGCTCAGCGTCGCCCAGGAACGCGTCGGGTACACCGGCAACTACCCGGTGGTCGCGGAGACCCCGCTGCAAGCCGAACTCATCGCCAAGGACAACCGGCACCCCGCGGAGCCGAAGGAGTCCGACTAG